TCGTAAATCCACTGACCACCGCCACCTTATCGCCTTCTCCGTAGTAGCGGAAAGTCACTTGGCGGTATTTACTTCCGGCCTTTTTCTTGATAATAATACTTTCCTTCTTTTCTTCCGGTTGAGCGACCGGTTTTTCTTCTTCCGCTACGGGGGCTACCTTTGGCTCCGGCACTGCAGGGGTTTGCACTTCTTCCACCACAGGGGTCACTACTTCCGGCTCAGCAGAAACAGTCAGCACTTCTTCCGGTTCTGCCGCTACAGACACTTCCTCCAAAGTTTCCTCTACCGCTATGGCAGGAGTCTTGGCAGGATCTTCCGGTGCGAGCAGACGAGCAGAAAGGTTTTTATACAAGAAAAACCCGAACACACACAACAACACGACGTCTACAATAATCAAGAACAACCAAATGTCTTTATTATTGCTTTGCGTGGGGAGTTTGGACCCAAACTCTGCTACTTCGGAGGTGTTATTTTTTTCGTCTACCATAAGATCCTTTTAAAAAAGAGCGGGCGAAGGGAATCGAACCCTCGTCTAGAGCTTGGGAAGCTCCCATTCTACCATTGAACCACGCCCGCATAAATTATCTCAGCGTCTATATTATAGCACTTTTACCGCGCATTAGGCGGTTTTTTTACCATATTTACGCTGTATAAAAGCCAAAGCCGTTTGTTTATCCGTCACTTCCCCCTCCACCTGCGCTATGGCCAAACTTTCCAAAATCTCTCCGATAAGCGGAGAAGACGGCAAACACAAAGCCTGCATCACTTCCCTTCCGTCAAGAAGTTTAGAGGGTTTTATTTTTTTAGGAGAATCAAAATATTTTTTTAATAATAGGCTCAACACCTGCATATGGCGCAAGGTTTTGCCCACATTTTCCGTCTTTTTAGCTGTTTCAATACTCATCAGTTTATCAGCACTTTTAGGCAAAATGCGCCTCAGTTGAGCATCTGTAATATAGCTGGTATAATCGGCCCAACATAGCAGCAGCATCGGCAAAGCCGCGTCTGCTAAATCGCGGAAAAATTTATAAGCACCTTTGTCTGTAATTACATCATTACTGGCCAGATTACTCGGGCGAAGAT
Above is a window of Elusimicrobiaceae bacterium DNA encoding:
- a CDS encoding glycogen-binding domain-containing protein; this encodes MVDEKNNTSEVAEFGSKLPTQSNNKDIWLFLIIVDVVLLCVFGFFLYKNLSARLLAPEDPAKTPAIAVEETLEEVSVAAEPEEVLTVSAEPEVVTPVVEEVQTPAVPEPKVAPVAEEEKPVAQPEEKKESIIIKKKAGSKYRQVTFRYYGEGDKVAVVSGFTMAKPRALKKKDGYWETTLSISPGTYKFLYIVDGKQTTDPYAEEKDGRSVLVVE